A single window of Rana temporaria chromosome 1, aRanTem1.1, whole genome shotgun sequence DNA harbors:
- the SH3GL2 gene encoding endophilin-A1: MSVAGFKKQFHKATQKVSEKVGGAEGTKLDDDFKEMERKVDVTSRAVLEIMTKSVEYLQPNPASRAKLNMINTMSKIRGQEKGPGYPQAEALLAEAMFKYGREIGDESNFGPALVDVGEAMRELSDIKDSLDIDVKQNFIDPLQNLHDKDLKEIQHHLKKLEGRRLDFDYKKKRQGKITDDEIRQALEKFDESKEIAESSMFNLLEMDIEQVSQLSALVQSQLEYHKQAVQILQQVTSKLDIRIRDASNQPRREYQPKPRMSLELVLPTENTQHNGGISLATTPKPSGAAMDQPCCRSLYDFDPENEGELGFKEGDIITLTNQIDENWYEGMLHGQSGFFPINYVDILVPLPH; this comes from the exons aaagtgaGTGAGAAGGTTGGAGGGGCCGAAGGCACCAAGCTTGACGATGATTTTAAAGAAATGGAAAGA aAAGTTGATGTGACCAGTAGAGCAGTCCTTGAAATAATGACAAAGTCAGTAGAATATCTCCAGCCTAATCCAG CTTCTCGAGCAAAACTCAATATGATCAACACAATGTCAAAGATCCGTGGACAAGAAAAAGGGCCTGGATATCCTCAAGCTGAAGCCTTGTTAGCAGAAGCCATGTTCAAGTATGGCAGAGAAATTGGAGATGAATCAAACtttg GTCCAGCTCTTGTTGACGTAGGAGAAGCTATGAGGGAGCTTTCTGATATCAAAGACTCATTAGACATTGATGTTAAGCAGAATTTCATAGATCCACTGCAAAATCTGCATGATAAAGATTTAAAGGAAAtccag CACCACTTAAAGAAGCTGGAGGGGAGGCGTTTGGACTTTGATTACAAGAAGAAACGACAAGGCAAGATCACAGATGATGAGATTCGTCAGGCTTTAGAGAAATTTGATGAGTCCAAAGAAATTGCAGAATCCAGCATGTTTAACCTTTTGGAGATGGAT attgAACAAGTGAGCCAGCTTTCTGCTCTCGTACAATCACAACTGGAATATCATAAGCAAGCAGTACAAATTTTACAGCAAGTCACTTCGAAACTGGATATAAG AATCAGAGATGCTTCAAACCAACCAAGGAGAGAATATCAACCTAAGCCTCGAATGAGTTTGGAACTTGTTTTGCCCACTGAAAACACTCAACATAATGGAGGAATCTCTCTTGCTACTACTCCAAAACCATCTG GTGCTGCCATGGATCAGCCATGTTGTCGGTCCCTCTATGACTTTGACCCAGAAAACGAAGGAGAACTTGGCTTCAAAGAAGGTGACATCATTACTCTCACCAATCAAATTGATGAAAATTGGTATGAGGGGATGCTTCACGGCCAGTCGGGCTTCTTCCCCATCAACTATGTTGATATCCTTGTTCCACTACCCCACTAA